ttaccaaaatatttaatcagttTTTACGAATAATTATTTTGAGTATATTCCGCTTAATTTGAAAATCGAACTCGAATTAATTTATCggtattcaatatttcaaaaattaaaccGAACTCGAATTAATTTATCGGTGCTTAAACTTTTTTAACGCGAATTGCATACTTGATTTTTAAGAATAACGGACATAATAGCTTAGTAATATTTTTCAAGTTTTTATGCTTTAAGAATTTTCATAGGGTCTGGTGCAATTATATATacactattatatatatatataaataaaattttattattaaagttGAGAGATATATAATACTAATTGTTGTGTCATAATGTAACAAAACATACTCTTATTATCAaagtataaaaaatatcattttatttaataaaaacttattttaataaatgtgtATCTCAACAATatctattaaattaaattttaataaaatatttttttattttatctataattttgaatcaatatttttaaatttaaattgatCATATAATTGATAACATGAAAAATTGttatacaaaattatttttatagttttaaattttaatataatatctaaaattttcacaaaaactattggcaattatttattattgtatatGTGTGCTAAAGCCAGTAGTTAATATTTAAGAGAGAGAGTAATTATGGTATGAACGGTGAAATGGATGGTGAAACTCTTTCACTTTGCCCAAAATACcttctattatttttaatctccatctcatatatatttttaaaacatataataactttttttaatattatttaaagtaATCAATCCTTCATAAACATTGTTctcaatataatttatatgttaaaaataaaaatatgtattaaaatacatacatttatgtCATATCCATTATGTTACATTTATAACGTATGCAAAAATATAGTATAAATACTAGTATTTAATATTGACTACtcttaaaaattgaaaaattttaatttcgaaacctttaattttgtattttttttctaaaaaaataataaataaatttaccaACTATGTTGCAACTTgcaaaaatttgaatttgagcGCATGAGATGGAGACAAGATTAGGGTTTACTCCCTTCAAATTATTAATCAAATATGGTGTCCCCCACATTTTGTGATTGATGGCACAAATTCCAACCATAATGTTtgattaatatatttatatatataaatttaaatggaaattattaaattaaaagaaatatgatatatataattgaaCATCATGATTAGCATAATATGATTAATACACGTGGTCAAAAGCCAGCCGTAGCCTAAATTTTTTGGGTCGCTttttctattattatttttttgtcgAAACAACGttaatgtttttaaatatgacaaaaaattgtgtgagacgatctcatgagtcgtattttaacGGATAtattatttggatcattcatgaaaaagtattacttttattatgaatattggTAGAGTTGAcatatctcacagataaatattcgtgagacatCTCAAAAGAGACCCTACTCTTTAAACATTGAAATAGCTTGTTTTactatttcaaaaaaataaataaaaaatcgcTTTGTGTTACGTGTGGGgatgaatttaaaataataaaattcaaatttgtgcAACTGTACGTTTTTGATAAATTTGGTCTAGGTCGTGGGCTATATTGGACTCAGGGGGAAGAGTTTGATTTGGAGAATTAATTGTCAATATGGAACTTGTTTAACTTGAGATAAAATGAATATAAATTTCACTTCGATTTTGTTCATCTGAACAAGCGAAAGAATTTGACACGAATAGATATATTTCAAAGCAATCAATCGGAACACAACTTTAGATGATTTATTAACTTTAAACATTTTTACGACTATTTGCGATTATCTTAAATATGTTGATCATTTGAAGAGTAAGTCTCTtgagagacggtctcacgaatttttatctgtgagacgggtcaaccctaccgatattcataataaaaagtaatactcttaacataaaaagtaataatttttcatggatgacccaaataagatatccgtctcacaaaatatgacccctGAGATcgtatcacacaagtttttggctCATTTTGAAATCcaaacttgaaatatttatttaaatcaaATCCTTCCATATGCATCAATTTTATCCGTCGAAACACAGCTTCAAACAATTCTTTAAAAACAAATCATTTAAACAATCCCTATTTAAAGTCAAACATGTATCTATCTATATGATTAGATTAATTTATAAATGGTTAAAATACTAACTGCTGAGTAATAATCGACTTTCCATTATGTATCCAAAACTATTAAAAACGTTGTCATTTTCTTCAAACCTAATACGCACAACACGGTGGAGTATTAGATTTCTCGCATGTTTACCTTAATTTGAGAAAGAACATTTGATTTTCATTTGACAATTCAAAATTTCTCAGCAAATTACAGCAACACGAGGAAGGAAAGTAGCAATTTATGtcaaagacaaaaatttgtgtaagacgatctcacgggtcgtattttatgagacatatatcttatttaggtcatccatgaaaaaatattattttttatgctaagagtattactttttattgtgaatatcggtaggattgatccgtctcacagataaaaattggtgaaaccatctcacaagagacctactcttatgTCAATAGTGAATATCTTGGAAGCGGTTCGATCAAAACTCAACTAGAAATGGAGCATAATGTGTCATGCACGAATATTCATTGAataacaaattatttaatattgtaTTAGTtacctaaataattattttgacttAATTCTAGTAATAATGTATTTGACAACAAATTAAAATCACATTATCATAAATACACACACAAACCAAAACTCGAGCTCAACTTGGCACCATGTGCAGCCCTAGCTGGGCTTAGCCTACAAGTAGCGTCGTGAATATAGTACGAGTATATGTCCCTCTGGTTTAAACTTGATCTTATATCTTAATGCCGAAATCAATTTCCCAGTTTCAAAAAACTAAATTAAAGCACGAGAGTTGGGATCATTAAAGATGACCAAGAAGTTGGACAAATCCGAGTCTTTCAGCAACTGTTCatcataatcataaaaattGAAAAGGTCGTCTGCGAATGCTGTACATGTCATGGGAACAACATGAATATGACACTGTTCGGTCGTTATTTCATGATGAAAAAGAAAGAAGTATTCATTAAGTTCTAGCAAAGCCATGGGAAAAACTCAGTTTGTATCATACCCAAAAGCACTTGTTACCCCCAAGCACAAAAGCTAGGAGTTATAAGTTAAAATACACAGCGCAGGAGCTACCTTTTTAGTAATATCAGGAGCTCTTTGAGCAGGATTAATAGAATATCTGAATTGTGGAGTAAAAGCTTTCACGTGTCTACTTCGACTAGTAAAAAAGCCACGCAAACTTACGCAAGAAAATTCGAGTAGCTCAAATTATAGAAGTAGTGCAGTTCTAGATTTTATATAGTCTAGGCACACTTTATTtcaatgaaaagaatgagttcGATGCTTAGGTTGGTTCCAAGCATCCGATACCAGGTCTAAGATGGGTAAGATTCATACACAAACCCGATAATAGAAAAACAAATATATGTTCTCCAAGAATCgatttattgtttatatgaaacatTTGTCTGTAATCCCAAAGTACATACTACTTACTATGAGACAACATTAGCTCATGCTCTTCACACTAAAATGAATATGACACCATCTAAAAAGATAGTATAACAGCTCTCACTAAACAGCTACCTTCAGCAACAACCAATATAATCAGACGTATCTTTTGAACTTTACACGATACTTCAACTCGATCAGAGCTATCTATTTCCTCAATGCATTCCTTAGCTATAAACATTTAACAAACTCACTTGGCACAATGACACTTCCacaaaatcatttatttatcgACTCTATCAGCAGATGATGGTTGATAATAAAAGCAGGAATTGAAATAGATAGTAATATGATTCGTTCATCAGAGTTCAATCTATGTTATGAATATTTCATGTCCTCATGCTCTCAGATATTGACTAATATCTGAGGACTAAGATAGATATTTCACTTTAAGCATGTATTTAAGAAACTGGCCAGTAAATGCTGAACTTTGATATTGAGTTTGTAGAAAAGTGGTTAAAAGAGATTTACGAGAGTAAATCTGTACAAAGCAATACTGATCACTCATTTTTGAAGAACAATGCAAGTTAAAATGTTCCATGGAGCACAAATCGAAGGAGAAGGCATTATTAGCAACCAGCCCCTTGATATGTTATTAACGCCAATCATCAGATTCTTTTCAGCCATATGTAAGAGGAAAACAGGAAAACAACTTTATTGTCCTTGATTATTCCTTTGTGGTCGAACTGGTATGCAGCAAATGAAAGATAAATACATGAAGAACACTATTGGTCCTCCTTGTAACTCCACGGTACTTCTCTAGCCTCGGTCTACCACTCCAAATAAGTATCTCACTTATTGGTCCACCTAATCGGAAGCAGATTTATTCATTTATCTATCAATTTGGAATAAGTGACAATTAGTTATTAAACACATCTGTTCAGACGCATCCGGATTTCTAGCTTATGGATATCTATTGCAGGCACCCTTCCTTACCAGGCACCTTATGCTATTTATCTGAAAATACACAAGCACACTCATGGATGGTCTAACCGTACCTTACTTAAGCCATCTCCGGCTAAGGTTGAAAACTAGTTAAACGAAGTTGAGAAATCAAATAATCATTGCAATCTAGCTAAACTTTACCAAATATTATTAGGCATAACACGCAATAAAAACAAAATCTACAGTTACTAGCCTTCTGAAGCATGGAAACATACTTCATGCAACAATGCgtaaatttaaatagtccaaCTATTTCCAAGATCCTACCCAAGATTTCCAATGCCATTATGCGGTTCGACATACTGCAGCTGATGCTGATGCCCATCATGCGGCAGCCCAATTAGTTGCAGCGGCTGCACAACATTCCCCTCTAAAAACACTGCTGAAGCAGCAGTTGGGGCTCCTTTCCCATCCACAATCCTCCACATGTACCACGCCCCAATCGACCTATAAGGCCTCCACTTCTCACACAATTGTTCTATCCTGGAAGGCCTTGGTAACTCATCCAAACCATACAGTAATTGCACCCCTTTCCTAACACCTAAGTCACTCACGGGTAAAACATCAGGCCTGTGCAGTGagaaaatcatgaacatatgaACTGACCATGAACCTATTCCCTTCACCATTGAGAGCATCGTGAACAAAGACCTATCATCCATTTTCACAATTGTCTCATCAGACAAAATCCCTGATTTATACTTGTTTGCAAGGTCATATAAATAACTGGCCTTCCGGATGGACACCCCAATTTGCTTCAGCTGTTGGGAAGAAAGTGCAAGTACAGAATCAGGGAAAACGTTATCCTCACCACCACACAGGGAGACGAACCGCGTATATATCGAGGTTCCAGCTTTATAAGCAAGCTGCTGATATAGGATGCTCTTCGTGAGGGCGAGGAATGGGGGGTGGTGGAACTCGAACTGCGGCGGCTGGTGGATTTCAATAAGGGGCCCAAGCAGGGGGTCTGCCACACGGAGGTGGCGGAGGCCTAATTCAATTTCTCCATCGGTAGATAAGGGTTTGATTATCTGTGGCAGAGCCCTGTAAGCTTGGGAGGCGCTCCGCCGCCTGTTTTTAACATTATTAGGTGTGGTGGTCGTTGTTGAGATGGCTGCAGAGGAGCTACCGGAAGAATCTTCCCCAGTGGTCTGAGGTGGCGACGGCTTGTCTTCCGCGGGGGTGCCCACGGTGGCAGATGCGGAAAGTTTACGGATTTTGGGGGGTCGGATTGGAATTTTGGAAGGGTTTTGAGAATTATGAGAGATTTGAACGGGAGAGGAATGTGGAGATTCAGATGCAGAGCTGGATTGAGGCGGAGGACGAGGACTTTGAGAATTGGGGTCAACTGGTGTTACGTACATTGGCTGATAAATACAGCGTCGCTGAGTTCCAGGGGTTTGGGATTGGAATTCAGGTTTGGGGTTGGACAGGACTTTGATTTGCGATATCTTCTGTTCCGCCATGTGAACGCAACGGCGACGGAGAAAAAATTAACCCCGGCGAGTACTGGCAGATTCGAATAGAGGGCCGACGGTGGCTGCGGCGACGACGACGACGACGGAGGCGGATATTAAGTATTTGTGGGCAGAGGTGGGAATTGGGAGAGAGTGGTAATTTCGTGGGGCTGTTTGGGTAATGAAACGTCATATAAAGCTCAGAGGCCATGGAAAAATTCGAGTCAATGGGCATGTGTTGCCGAATATATCCCTTGGGTTGTGGTCATTTTTCattctattttttttcaaataaaatatagttttaaatatttttaagatttataattgtaataaatatttttttatatacaatatatattataaaaatttaaacaaacttatatttaaataaataacatatttttaaaaatttgcaaATCCAtctatcattttaattttttttaatcatattaatagtAAAAATAAGTAGACTGATAcgcataaacattttttttttcgaaaactaaactaaaacatatttaaataaataattttttaaaaacaatacaaatattatatgtttttttatgaaaaataaaatacaaaatattttaaaaataaagaaatttttttctttttgaaaaaaattggtTGACCGATTCACCATTTCAAGTAATCTATTTCAAATTATCGAATTTGATATTCGACTTTATTTTTGGTATGTCATGTCAAGTTCTATTTTATTGAATAAGATATATGTTCAAGttctaaaaaacaaaataataataataataataataataataataataataataataataattaacaacGTCCGTTACAATTGATGTGAAGTTTTGTTGTCCATCTTATTTTtgtgataatttttttaaaaaaataattttaaaaaaaaaactcgtgAATAGCATCTAAATAAGTAACTTCgagataatttatttaaaaaaagccATGTGAAAATTCTAATTGTCTAAAACTCTCTATGTAAAATAAATAGGCTAATATGTCCTTATGATTTCAAAACTTCTGCACACATAACCTTAATTGTAGAGGTTGAGATTTTTGTTGGAGAAATCGCGAAATAGTGGATCAAGCAATGTATATTTTTTATCGTTTTTTTGTGTGGTATGGTGGAAGATGCGAGGTAGAATTTGAATATAAACATCCAAAAATTGTGTATGTTGGGGAAGGTTAAACATGAGTTCAAGAAAGTGAACTTTGACAGGTTTAAtatgtcatatttatatgctcTTTATGGTCTCAATCGTGGTAATCGGGCGAATGTTCAATTTTATTATAAGATTCCTGGTATAATAATAGAACATGGTCTAATATATATTAAAGAAGATCAGGACGTAGCAGAGATGTATGAAAATTACAGAGACTGAGAATTACTAACTATATGGATTGAGGAGAATATGTCACTCCTTGATATGGTTTTGGACCCAAATGGAAACGTTCTCGATACTGAGGAGTTTTTTATCTTCTGGTCCGATAGTCTATATTGAATATACAAAAGAAACTCCCCCTGTTGAGACTAATCCGCGTGAAGAACCTGAATCTGCCCCTGTTCACGAACATGTTTCTCTTGTTGAAGAACCTGAATATGCCATGTTCTTGAGACAGCTTGTTGTTCTCTGGTCCCATTTTATTTGAAGATgatcctttgcctactgaaaatGTCTGTCCCGATTTTCCTGAAAATGTCTATGTCCTGACAATGCTGAAATTTTTGTGGTCCTGAATTTGTTGGAAATTGTTACTGTGAAATGTTTGAGAAAGAGATTAATGATTCTACTGAGTTCGATGATTCTTCAAAGATTGAGAGGACAGAAGCAAATGAAGGCATTAGCACAGCATCTCTACAAGAAAAAGGACTGATCACTGATACATACATGTACAAAGTGATTGGAACTTGACAACAATATAGTAACATGTAAAAATTCAATTCTTCCAAATCCAGTTTGTACAAGGTAACAATCAATCCAAAGTTTACCCTTGCTCCTACCGGTTGTTCTTTGTTAATTGATAT
The sequence above is a segment of the Primulina tabacum isolate GXHZ01 chromosome 6, ASM2559414v2, whole genome shotgun sequence genome. Coding sequences within it:
- the LOC142549590 gene encoding alkylbase DNA glycosidase-like protein mag2, with translation MAEQKISQIKVLSNPKPEFQSQTPGTQRRCIYQPMYVTPVDPNSQSPRPPPQSSSASESPHSSPVQISHNSQNPSKIPIRPPKIRKLSASATVGTPAEDKPSPPQTTGEDSSGSSSAAISTTTTTPNNVKNRRRSASQAYRALPQIIKPLSTDGEIELGLRHLRVADPLLGPLIEIHQPPQFEFHHPPFLALTKSILYQQLAYKAGTSIYTRFVSLCGGEDNVFPDSVLALSSQQLKQIGVSIRKASYLYDLANKYKSGILSDETIVKMDDRSLFTMLSMVKGIGSWSVHMFMIFSLHRPDVLPVSDLGVRKGVQLLYGLDELPRPSRIEQLCEKWRPYRSIGAWYMWRIVDGKGAPTAASAVFLEGNVVQPLQLIGLPHDGHQHQLQYVEPHNGIGNLG